Proteins from one Neodiprion fabricii isolate iyNeoFabr1 chromosome 5, iyNeoFabr1.1, whole genome shotgun sequence genomic window:
- the LOC124183527 gene encoding uncharacterized protein LOC124183527 isoform X2, whose product MFREKQDPENTEKVVEERFRLLVEVGSKTMADSELPEMDLPAYYDADKFRVGQTVFYNNVFTMMVAKLAGLLSLLAVPSILDILIFTKQSGTPCTAFRRYVSTILHTFIWYEREPEKQKEFNICTGSVEETKALCARILDEVFLPCLAAKRPEFEKMRQILLEGVWPISPQIDPDAFTAITYRLAMSATSNNNHSLEVDTSSMSSYSKSLLGFQTWVHKNLLQTSLWWSPIFRGFFNAQMRLSIFLTEHWPFLAYLVFGKQRSQVNIYKMQID is encoded by the exons ATGTTCAGGGAGAAACAGGACCCCGAGAATACAG AAAAGGTAGTCGAGGAGCGTTTCCGGTTGCTGGTTGAAGTCGGATCGAAGACAATGGCTGACTCTGAATTACCGGAAATGGATCTACCCGCCTACTACGATGCGGATAAATTCCGGGTGGGCCAGACTGTCTTTTACAACAACGTGTTCACGATGATGGTCGCAAAACTTGCCGGTCTTCTATCGCTTCTAGCCGTACCGTCCATCCTCGATATTCTCATATTCACGAAACAGAGCGGAACACCGTGCACAGCCTTTCGTCGATATGTTTCAACGATTCTTCACACTTTCATATGGTACGAACGGGAACCGGAAAAGCAAAAGGA GTTCAATATCTGCACGGGATCGGTGGAAGAGACGAAGGCTCTCTGCGCTCGGATTCTCGACGAAGTATTTCTGCCCTGTCTCGCAGCGAAGAGACCAGAGTTTGAGAAAATGCGACAAATTCTTCTTGAGGGAGTTTGGCCGATAAGCCCGCAGATTGATCCCGACGCTTTTACCGCCATTACTTATCGGCTCGCTATGTCCGCCACTTCTAACAACAATCATTCCCTTGAAGTGG aTACTTCATCAATGTCGTCTTACAGCAAATCCTTGCTTGGCTTTCAAACCTGGGTGCACAAAAACCTATTGCAAACGTCTTTATGGTGGTCGCCGAtatttcgaggattttttaaCGCACAGATGAGACTTTCGATATTTCTTACCGAGCATTGGCCGTTTCTTGCCTACCTTGTATTCGGGAAGCAGCGATCTCAagtcaatatttataaaatgcAAATCGATTGA
- the LOC124183524 gene encoding uncharacterized protein LOC124183524 isoform X1, which produces MGGIACLCNGLSKRLKPVEKPREAAASCESGWEVETGHAIAVGLGILEGKRLFLLAVGIFAEWNVIRFAGGLVPLILTVVSACLGGPAAFATVFAIQKRRRDPRYRCLKGLLKCLSIAVLFCALMNAAVIATFGAYLNIRREDIAGVFNASMMLYAEESSHKTTIDQLQFTLQCCGHAGYSDWIAFDWQKADYASRDEMSSQRRISDEDLRSMAVPFSCCRLRSMRPCFHMDFTMNADTINDKGCAEVLSRLVFRSAALAYCVSAFLVLTQILLAILVLKIAKRPFRSDCPSLCECTEKCPSVCPLLDHQSSTSYVSSTGNTSPCSDRANSSAAKNRKRNGKLSTISSRSSGSCSSSSPSPPPSSGKSKTSSAKKTSARTRCNGGCGAARIRPSLHTEHRVPKKRCSQKRTVRPS; this is translated from the exons ATGGGTGGTATCGCGTGCCTGTGCAACGGTTTATCGAAGAGATTAAAACCCGTTGAAAAGCCTCGAGAAGCTGCAGCGAGCTGCGAGAGCGGGTGGGAAGTCGAAACCGGACACGCGATAGCCGTTGGACTCGGTATCTTGGAAGGGAAACGTCTCTTCCTTCTTGCCGTGGGGATATTTGCCGAGTGGAACGTGATCCGATTCGCTGGAGGGTTGGTACCCCTGATCCTGACGGTAGTGTCCGCCTGTCTAGGCGGGCCGGCAGCCTTCGCCACAGTCTTCGCAATCCAGAA GCGACGACGGGATCCTCGCTACCGGTGTCTCAAAGGGCTCCTGAAGTGCCTATCAATCGCGGTTCTCTTCTGCGCCCTGATGAATGCCGCCGTTATCGCGACTTTCGGCGCTTACCTCAACATACGGCGGGAGGATATTGCCGGTGTTTTCAACGCCTCGATGATGCTCTACGCGGAGGAATCGTCGCACAAAACCACCATCGACCAGCTCCAGTTCACCTTGCAGTGCTGTGGTCACGCCGGCTACAGCGACTGGATCGCGTTCGATTGGCAG AAAGCGGACTATGCATCGCGGGACGAGATGTCGAGTCAGCGGAGGATTTCTGACGAGGATCTCCGGTCCATGGCGGTGCCGTTCAGCTGCTGCAGGCTCCGATCGATGAGGCCCTGTTTTCACATGGATTTTACCATGAACGCAGATACCATAAACGACAAAGGTTGCGCCGAAGTCCTGAGCCGTCTGGTTTTCCGCAGTGCCGCACTCGCCTACTGCGTTTCCGCCTTCCTCGTCCTCACGCAGATTCTTCTAGCCATCCTCGTGCTAAAA ATCGCCAAGAGACCTTTTCGATCGGATTGTCCATCCCTCTGCGAATGCACGGAAAAATGTCCGTCTGTGTGCCCGCTGCTTGATCATCAATCCAGTACATCGTACGTGAG CTCCACCGGCAACACCTCGCCTTGTAGCGATCGTGCAAACTCGTCGGCAGcaaagaacagaaaaagaaacgggaAGCTGAGTACGATCTCCAGCCGGAGTTCCGGCTCCTGCAGTAGCTCGTCACCGTCGCCGCCTCCGTCCTCGGGAAAGTCGAAGACGAGTTCGGCGAAGAAGACATCGGCCAGGACGCGGTGCAACGGCGGCTGCGGGGCCGCGAGAATTCGGCCGAGTCTTCACACCGAGCATCGAGTGCCGAAAAAACGATGCAGCCAAAAACGCACCGTCCGACCGAGTTGA
- the LOC124183527 gene encoding uncharacterized protein LOC124183527 isoform X1, with protein MFREKQDPENTEKVVEERFRLLVEVGSKTMADSELPEMDLPAYYDADKFRVGQTVFYNNVFTMMVAKLAGLLSLLAVPSILDILIFTKQSGTPCTAFRRYVSTILHTFIWYEREPEKQKEFFASLKNVRRKHCVASKRASEAGINRISQFDMAVTQFGFIGFTILCGDELGVAVSRKDLEGLIHLWRVIGSMLGIEERFNICTGSVEETKALCARILDEVFLPCLAAKRPEFEKMRQILLEGVWPISPQIDPDAFTAITYRLAMSATSNNNHSLEVDTSSMSSYSKSLLGFQTWVHKNLLQTSLWWSPIFRGFFNAQMRLSIFLTEHWPFLAYLVFGKQRSQVNIYKMQID; from the exons ATGTTCAGGGAGAAACAGGACCCCGAGAATACAG AAAAGGTAGTCGAGGAGCGTTTCCGGTTGCTGGTTGAAGTCGGATCGAAGACAATGGCTGACTCTGAATTACCGGAAATGGATCTACCCGCCTACTACGATGCGGATAAATTCCGGGTGGGCCAGACTGTCTTTTACAACAACGTGTTCACGATGATGGTCGCAAAACTTGCCGGTCTTCTATCGCTTCTAGCCGTACCGTCCATCCTCGATATTCTCATATTCACGAAACAGAGCGGAACACCGTGCACAGCCTTTCGTCGATATGTTTCAACGATTCTTCACACTTTCATATGGTACGAACGGGAACCGGAAAAGCAAAAGGA GTTCTTCGCCTCCTTGAAAAACGTGAGGAGGAAACACTGCGTTGCTTCCAAGCGAGCATCCGAAGCGGGTATAAATCGGATTTCCCAGTTTGATATGGCCGTGACTCAGTTCGGGTTCATCGGATTCACTATCCTATGTGGCGACGAACTCGGCGTCGCGGTGTCTCGGAAAGACCTCGAGGGGCTTATCCACCTCTGGCGAGTCATTGGAAGCATGCTGGGGATAGAGGAGAG GTTCAATATCTGCACGGGATCGGTGGAAGAGACGAAGGCTCTCTGCGCTCGGATTCTCGACGAAGTATTTCTGCCCTGTCTCGCAGCGAAGAGACCAGAGTTTGAGAAAATGCGACAAATTCTTCTTGAGGGAGTTTGGCCGATAAGCCCGCAGATTGATCCCGACGCTTTTACCGCCATTACTTATCGGCTCGCTATGTCCGCCACTTCTAACAACAATCATTCCCTTGAAGTGG aTACTTCATCAATGTCGTCTTACAGCAAATCCTTGCTTGGCTTTCAAACCTGGGTGCACAAAAACCTATTGCAAACGTCTTTATGGTGGTCGCCGAtatttcgaggattttttaaCGCACAGATGAGACTTTCGATATTTCTTACCGAGCATTGGCCGTTTCTTGCCTACCTTGTATTCGGGAAGCAGCGATCTCAagtcaatatttataaaatgcAAATCGATTGA
- the LOC124183524 gene encoding uncharacterized protein LOC124183524 isoform X2: MRTTSAALHVKRVCLSWMTRFLFPDFLEARRRDPRYRCLKGLLKCLSIAVLFCALMNAAVIATFGAYLNIRREDIAGVFNASMMLYAEESSHKTTIDQLQFTLQCCGHAGYSDWIAFDWQKADYASRDEMSSQRRISDEDLRSMAVPFSCCRLRSMRPCFHMDFTMNADTINDKGCAEVLSRLVFRSAALAYCVSAFLVLTQILLAILVLKIAKRPFRSDCPSLCECTEKCPSVCPLLDHQSSTSYVSSTGNTSPCSDRANSSAAKNRKRNGKLSTISSRSSGSCSSSSPSPPPSSGKSKTSSAKKTSARTRCNGGCGAARIRPSLHTEHRVPKKRCSQKRTVRPS; encoded by the exons ATGCGTACCACATCAGCCGCTCTGCACGTGAAACGCGTGTGTTTGAGCTGGATGACTCGTTTCCTTTTCCCCGACTTCCTAGAAGC GCGACGACGGGATCCTCGCTACCGGTGTCTCAAAGGGCTCCTGAAGTGCCTATCAATCGCGGTTCTCTTCTGCGCCCTGATGAATGCCGCCGTTATCGCGACTTTCGGCGCTTACCTCAACATACGGCGGGAGGATATTGCCGGTGTTTTCAACGCCTCGATGATGCTCTACGCGGAGGAATCGTCGCACAAAACCACCATCGACCAGCTCCAGTTCACCTTGCAGTGCTGTGGTCACGCCGGCTACAGCGACTGGATCGCGTTCGATTGGCAG AAAGCGGACTATGCATCGCGGGACGAGATGTCGAGTCAGCGGAGGATTTCTGACGAGGATCTCCGGTCCATGGCGGTGCCGTTCAGCTGCTGCAGGCTCCGATCGATGAGGCCCTGTTTTCACATGGATTTTACCATGAACGCAGATACCATAAACGACAAAGGTTGCGCCGAAGTCCTGAGCCGTCTGGTTTTCCGCAGTGCCGCACTCGCCTACTGCGTTTCCGCCTTCCTCGTCCTCACGCAGATTCTTCTAGCCATCCTCGTGCTAAAA ATCGCCAAGAGACCTTTTCGATCGGATTGTCCATCCCTCTGCGAATGCACGGAAAAATGTCCGTCTGTGTGCCCGCTGCTTGATCATCAATCCAGTACATCGTACGTGAG CTCCACCGGCAACACCTCGCCTTGTAGCGATCGTGCAAACTCGTCGGCAGcaaagaacagaaaaagaaacgggaAGCTGAGTACGATCTCCAGCCGGAGTTCCGGCTCCTGCAGTAGCTCGTCACCGTCGCCGCCTCCGTCCTCGGGAAAGTCGAAGACGAGTTCGGCGAAGAAGACATCGGCCAGGACGCGGTGCAACGGCGGCTGCGGGGCCGCGAGAATTCGGCCGAGTCTTCACACCGAGCATCGAGTGCCGAAAAAACGATGCAGCCAAAAACGCACCGTCCGACCGAGTTGA
- the LOC124183524 gene encoding uncharacterized protein LOC124183524 isoform X3, which translates to MEIGSQRRRDPRYRCLKGLLKCLSIAVLFCALMNAAVIATFGAYLNIRREDIAGVFNASMMLYAEESSHKTTIDQLQFTLQCCGHAGYSDWIAFDWQKADYASRDEMSSQRRISDEDLRSMAVPFSCCRLRSMRPCFHMDFTMNADTINDKGCAEVLSRLVFRSAALAYCVSAFLVLTQILLAILVLKIAKRPFRSDCPSLCECTEKCPSVCPLLDHQSSTSYVSSTGNTSPCSDRANSSAAKNRKRNGKLSTISSRSSGSCSSSSPSPPPSSGKSKTSSAKKTSARTRCNGGCGAARIRPSLHTEHRVPKKRCSQKRTVRPS; encoded by the exons ATGGAAATTGGCTCCCA GCGACGACGGGATCCTCGCTACCGGTGTCTCAAAGGGCTCCTGAAGTGCCTATCAATCGCGGTTCTCTTCTGCGCCCTGATGAATGCCGCCGTTATCGCGACTTTCGGCGCTTACCTCAACATACGGCGGGAGGATATTGCCGGTGTTTTCAACGCCTCGATGATGCTCTACGCGGAGGAATCGTCGCACAAAACCACCATCGACCAGCTCCAGTTCACCTTGCAGTGCTGTGGTCACGCCGGCTACAGCGACTGGATCGCGTTCGATTGGCAG AAAGCGGACTATGCATCGCGGGACGAGATGTCGAGTCAGCGGAGGATTTCTGACGAGGATCTCCGGTCCATGGCGGTGCCGTTCAGCTGCTGCAGGCTCCGATCGATGAGGCCCTGTTTTCACATGGATTTTACCATGAACGCAGATACCATAAACGACAAAGGTTGCGCCGAAGTCCTGAGCCGTCTGGTTTTCCGCAGTGCCGCACTCGCCTACTGCGTTTCCGCCTTCCTCGTCCTCACGCAGATTCTTCTAGCCATCCTCGTGCTAAAA ATCGCCAAGAGACCTTTTCGATCGGATTGTCCATCCCTCTGCGAATGCACGGAAAAATGTCCGTCTGTGTGCCCGCTGCTTGATCATCAATCCAGTACATCGTACGTGAG CTCCACCGGCAACACCTCGCCTTGTAGCGATCGTGCAAACTCGTCGGCAGcaaagaacagaaaaagaaacgggaAGCTGAGTACGATCTCCAGCCGGAGTTCCGGCTCCTGCAGTAGCTCGTCACCGTCGCCGCCTCCGTCCTCGGGAAAGTCGAAGACGAGTTCGGCGAAGAAGACATCGGCCAGGACGCGGTGCAACGGCGGCTGCGGGGCCGCGAGAATTCGGCCGAGTCTTCACACCGAGCATCGAGTGCCGAAAAAACGATGCAGCCAAAAACGCACCGTCCGACCGAGTTGA